From the genome of Gracilibacillus salitolerans, one region includes:
- a CDS encoding YkyB family protein, producing the protein MKDSSEAIEKLGQALFIVNRHAKTAPDPTHLYRLKNETMKKLIKENKAIKVGLHYSKNPKQSRQHSVLLVQVGNYYFHTPPMKEDMESLPHLGQLDESYRNQKPTLSLNKAKATLYSYLNWSSPKTKNKRNPNYKHFSQQTSSLSPFYHKRKRR; encoded by the coding sequence ATGAAAGATTCTTCTGAAGCGATTGAAAAATTAGGACAAGCTTTATTTATTGTCAATCGACATGCAAAGACCGCGCCTGATCCCACTCACTTATATCGCTTAAAAAACGAAACGATGAAAAAACTCATCAAGGAAAATAAGGCCATAAAAGTTGGTTTGCATTATTCCAAAAACCCAAAACAAAGTCGACAACATTCCGTTTTACTGGTTCAAGTCGGGAATTATTACTTTCACACACCTCCTATGAAAGAAGATATGGAGTCATTACCCCACCTTGGCCAATTAGATGAAAGCTATCGAAATCAAAAGCCTACTCTTTCATTAAATAAGGCTAAAGCGACCCTATATTCCTATTTAAATTGGTCAAGTCCAAAGACAAAAAACAAACGCAACCCTAACTATAAACACTTTTCACAGCAAACCTCTTCTTTATCCCCTTTCTATCACAAAAGAAAACGTCGATAA
- a CDS encoding SCO family protein, with translation MKRNAVLILFMALLLAGCAGNILNGDSNKYEGDFSIEVEDFTFTNQDGEDLSKSELDGKFWVADMIFTNCDTICPSMTANMARLQGLLEEENIDAELVSFSVDPTNDSPEILKEYIEERGGTFDNWNALTGYTDEEIKQFANNSFKAFVENPDNSDQVAHVNSFYLVSPDGNAIKRYDGSKADNMQKIVEDIQSMN, from the coding sequence ATGAAACGTAATGCAGTACTTATATTGTTTATGGCACTCCTTTTAGCTGGTTGTGCAGGTAATATATTAAATGGTGATTCAAATAAATATGAAGGTGACTTTTCCATTGAAGTAGAAGATTTTACATTTACTAATCAAGATGGCGAGGACCTTTCAAAATCTGAATTAGATGGTAAATTTTGGGTAGCTGATATGATATTCACTAATTGTGATACGATCTGTCCTTCAATGACAGCCAATATGGCTCGACTACAGGGTCTTTTAGAGGAAGAAAATATTGATGCTGAACTAGTTTCATTTAGTGTTGATCCTACAAATGACTCCCCAGAAATCTTAAAAGAATATATTGAAGAACGTGGTGGCACATTTGATAATTGGAATGCACTTACAGGGTACACGGATGAAGAAATCAAACAATTTGCCAATAATTCTTTCAAAGCATTTGTAGAAAACCCAGACAATAGTGATCAAGTAGCTCATGTCAATTCATTCTATTTAGTTTCACCGGATGGTAATGCTATAAAGCGATATGATGGAAGTAAAGCAGACAATATGCAAAAAATAGTTGAAGATATCCAATCAATGAATTAA
- a CDS encoding DUF6884 domain-containing protein: MSQLCIIPCGKKKIWDKIPDVGPTKAKNAYIGVLHSLCRQYVELYFDNWVIISGKHGLLLPGDMVPGNYDVTFRPNDPDVITIDVLRYQLREKGLGLFRDIVVLTGKKYQPIINQTFHEADSIQYPLLGTRGIGEMQGLLKNSIENNQALHAGRKEF; the protein is encoded by the coding sequence TTGTCACAGTTATGTATTATACCTTGTGGAAAAAAGAAAATATGGGATAAAATTCCTGACGTAGGTCCGACAAAAGCCAAAAATGCGTACATTGGCGTGCTGCATAGTTTATGCCGCCAATATGTAGAGTTGTATTTCGATAATTGGGTTATTATCTCTGGAAAGCACGGATTGTTATTACCAGGTGATATGGTGCCGGGTAATTATGATGTCACTTTTCGCCCAAATGATCCAGATGTAATAACGATTGATGTATTACGGTATCAATTAAGGGAAAAGGGACTGGGTTTATTTCGTGATATCGTTGTGTTAACAGGAAAAAAATATCAACCAATTATTAATCAGACATTTCATGAAGCAGATAGCATACAATATCCCTTGTTAGGTACAAGAGGTATCGGAGAGATGCAAGGATTATTAAAGAATAGCATTGAAAATAACCAAGCCCTGCATGCAGGAAGAAAGGAGTTCTAA
- the dapD gene encoding 2,3,4,5-tetrahydropyridine-2,6-dicarboxylate N-acetyltransferase: protein MKQMDAHEIISFISNSKKSTPVKVYVKGTGLDTIEATGSIQTFLNESNGVIFGEWKEVKELLDTYSDKITDHVVENDRRNSAIPLLDMKDINARIEPGAIIREQVEIGDGAVIMFGAMINIGSVIGEGTMIDMNASLGGRATVGKNCHVGAGAVLAGVIEPPSAQPVIIEDGVVIGANAVVLEGVRVGEGAVVAAGAIVTKDVPPNTVVAGTPAKVIKEIDDQTKSKTEIMEALRKLDD, encoded by the coding sequence ATGAAGCAAATGGATGCACATGAGATTATTTCATTTATTTCAAACAGTAAGAAATCAACACCTGTCAAAGTGTATGTGAAAGGTACAGGTTTGGATACAATCGAAGCAACAGGTTCAATCCAGACTTTCTTAAACGAATCAAATGGAGTTATTTTTGGTGAATGGAAGGAAGTAAAAGAATTACTTGATACATATAGTGATAAAATTACCGATCATGTAGTGGAAAATGATCGTCGTAATTCAGCTATCCCACTATTAGATATGAAAGATATTAATGCTCGTATTGAGCCAGGTGCGATTATTCGTGAACAAGTGGAAATCGGTGATGGTGCCGTTATTATGTTTGGTGCGATGATCAATATCGGTTCTGTAATTGGAGAAGGAACAATGATCGATATGAATGCATCATTAGGTGGGCGTGCAACAGTAGGTAAGAATTGCCACGTTGGAGCTGGTGCGGTATTAGCGGGTGTTATTGAGCCACCTTCAGCACAACCGGTAATTATTGAAGATGGCGTTGTAATTGGTGCGAACGCAGTAGTGCTTGAAGGTGTTCGTGTTGGTGAAGGAGCAGTTGTTGCAGCTGGTGCGATTGTTACGAAGGATGTACCACCAAATACTGTAGTAGCTGGTACTCCAGCAAAAGTAATTAAAGAGATTGATGATCAAACAAAATCAAAAACAGAAATTATGGAAGCATTACGAAAATTGGATGATTAA
- the spoVAD gene encoding stage V sporulation protein AD, translated as MMTGKQTWVFDTPPSIISTGVVGGPFEEKGNIPNDFDYFYTDQWMDEKSFELAHQHMIEDACHFAIEKANLETSDIQFFLHGDLINQLTPSNFAAKSLAIPYLGVFNACATSMEGLAMAALIINQMKADYVMTGAASHTSAVERQFRYPNEYGSQKPDTSQLTVTGAGIAILSKNGTGPKVTSATIGKVVDRGLKDPFNMGGAMAPAAYDTITRHLKDRNISPDYYDYIITGDLAKVGRDICLDLFQQNNYQINENQFVDCGLTIYKPDQPIFAGASGPACSAVVTYGHFINKLLQGECNRILVVATGALLSPLTVQQKQTIPCIAHAVSIENA; from the coding sequence ATGATGACAGGTAAACAAACTTGGGTATTTGATACTCCCCCATCAATTATTTCGACAGGTGTTGTAGGAGGACCATTTGAAGAAAAAGGAAATATCCCTAATGACTTTGATTATTTCTATACTGATCAATGGATGGATGAAAAGTCATTTGAGCTCGCACATCAACATATGATCGAAGATGCTTGTCACTTCGCCATTGAGAAAGCCAATTTGGAGACAAGTGACATCCAATTTTTTCTACATGGAGATCTTATCAATCAGTTAACGCCATCTAACTTTGCGGCCAAAAGTTTAGCTATCCCTTACTTAGGTGTTTTTAACGCTTGTGCAACTTCAATGGAAGGATTAGCAATGGCAGCACTAATCATTAATCAAATGAAGGCTGATTATGTCATGACCGGGGCTGCAAGTCATACTTCTGCTGTTGAAAGGCAATTCCGCTATCCTAATGAATACGGAAGTCAAAAACCTGACACTTCTCAACTGACAGTAACTGGTGCGGGCATTGCCATTCTTTCAAAGAATGGTACAGGTCCAAAAGTAACATCTGCTACCATTGGAAAAGTCGTAGACAGAGGATTGAAAGATCCATTCAATATGGGTGGCGCTATGGCTCCAGCTGCTTATGATACCATCACTAGGCATTTGAAGGATCGAAATATTTCTCCTGATTATTATGATTACATCATAACCGGAGATCTCGCTAAAGTTGGCCGTGATATTTGCTTAGATTTATTCCAACAAAATAATTATCAAATTAACGAAAATCAATTTGTTGATTGCGGGTTAACCATCTATAAACCTGATCAACCTATATTCGCTGGGGCTAGTGGACCAGCATGTTCGGCAGTGGTTACATATGGCCATTTTATCAATAAGCTGTTACAAGGAGAATGCAATCGTATTTTAGTTGTTGCTACAGGAGCATTATTATCCCCGCTAACAGTTCAACAAAAACAAACAATTCCATGTATTGCACATGCAGTATCTATTGAAAATGCTTGA
- a CDS encoding aminotransferase A: MESFINEQVKNIEISGIRQFFNMVGNKADILSLTIGQPDFPTPSHVKEKTKEAIDQNQTTYTHNAGIWALRKAIASYIKKNYQIEYNPDNEIIVTVGASQAIDITLRTILMKGDEVLLPGPVYPGYEPLVKLAGGKPTFIDTRQSNFKLTADLIEASITPNTKAIIIPYPSNPTGVTLIKEELTEIASVVEKYNIFLIADEIYGELVYDQSHYSIGRFQEIRDKVIIINGVSKSHSMTGFRIGYILAADWLAKHILKVHQYNVSCASSISQHGALEAIKNGQHDPIEMKKVYHERRDYVYQRLKAMNIKTYLPDGGFYFFVDISHLEKDSLSLALQLVEEAKVALVPGSAFSEFGEGFLRLSYAYDMDTLKEGLDRIETFIAKR; this comes from the coding sequence TTGGAATCATTTATCAATGAGCAAGTTAAAAATATTGAAATATCAGGCATTAGACAGTTTTTTAATATGGTAGGAAATAAAGCCGATATCCTTTCATTAACAATTGGTCAACCGGATTTTCCCACCCCCTCCCATGTTAAGGAAAAGACAAAGGAAGCAATAGATCAAAATCAAACAACTTACACACATAATGCAGGTATTTGGGCTTTAAGAAAGGCAATAGCTTCATATATAAAAAAGAATTATCAAATAGAGTATAATCCCGACAACGAAATCATTGTTACAGTCGGTGCATCACAAGCTATTGATATCACATTAAGAACTATTTTAATGAAAGGTGATGAAGTACTCTTACCTGGCCCTGTTTATCCTGGTTATGAACCATTAGTTAAATTAGCAGGAGGAAAACCTACCTTTATTGATACGCGTCAATCCAATTTCAAATTAACTGCTGACTTAATAGAGGCGTCGATTACACCTAATACAAAAGCTATCATTATCCCTTATCCATCTAACCCCACAGGTGTAACACTTATAAAAGAGGAATTAACAGAAATTGCATCCGTTGTTGAAAAGTATAATATCTTTTTGATTGCAGATGAAATATATGGGGAATTAGTTTATGATCAAAGTCACTATTCAATTGGACGTTTTCAGGAAATTCGAGATAAAGTAATCATTATAAACGGTGTTTCAAAGTCACATTCTATGACTGGTTTTCGAATTGGTTATATTCTTGCAGCCGACTGGTTAGCAAAACATATACTGAAAGTCCACCAGTATAATGTTTCTTGTGCTTCTTCCATTAGCCAACATGGAGCATTAGAAGCTATCAAGAACGGACAACATGACCCAATAGAAATGAAGAAAGTTTACCATGAACGAAGAGACTATGTATATCAGAGGTTAAAAGCAATGAATATTAAAACATACTTACCAGACGGAGGGTTCTATTTCTTTGTAGATATTAGCCATTTGGAAAAAGATTCCTTGTCATTGGCATTACAATTAGTAGAGGAAGCTAAAGTTGCGTTAGTACCTGGTAGTGCATTTTCTGAATTTGGTGAAGGATTTTTACGGTTGTCCTATGCTTATGATATGGATACTCTAAAAGAAGGCCTGGACCGGATCGAAACTTTTATCGCAAAAAGGTAA
- the spoVAC gene encoding stage V sporulation protein AC — translation MSDPQVNYKDYEKTQEPKRPLLKNCIKAFLIGGLICVFGQVISTIYMYFFDFTEQTVGNPTVATLIFITMLLTGFGIYDRIAQFAGAGTAVPVTGFGNAVISAAIEHRTEGFVQGVGGNMFKLAGSVILFGVFSAFIIAFIKTIFSYWSGA, via the coding sequence ATGAGTGATCCCCAAGTAAACTATAAGGATTATGAAAAAACACAAGAACCTAAACGACCATTATTAAAAAATTGTATCAAAGCATTTTTAATTGGCGGACTTATTTGTGTCTTTGGTCAGGTTATCTCAACCATTTATATGTATTTTTTTGACTTCACCGAACAAACTGTTGGCAATCCAACAGTTGCCACTTTAATTTTTATCACCATGTTGCTCACTGGATTCGGTATTTATGATCGTATTGCTCAATTTGCTGGAGCAGGTACGGCTGTCCCAGTAACAGGGTTTGGTAATGCAGTCATTTCTGCTGCGATAGAACATCGTACGGAAGGATTTGTTCAAGGTGTAGGTGGGAATATGTTCAAACTAGCTGGGTCCGTTATTCTTTTTGGTGTATTTTCTGCTTTTATTATTGCTTTCATCAAAACAATTTTTTCTTATTGGAGTGGCGCATAA
- a CDS encoding S1C family serine protease, giving the protein MYKKRKYIPIFSTVIILLLAIIATISIFFSWTKEPLEINNSVATNIASESEINLKNIIHQSQKSVVQIESTSDLNKKTGSGFVINNHGDIITNAHVIEDADTIVVKLTNAREYPAAIVGIGKDQDFAVIRVPELNQLEPIALETDKQIDIGDEIIAIGSPMGIQNSVSLGLIVGTDRSFSINDYQYDEVYQISANITHGNSGGPLILRNSGKVVGINSAGISDTDIGFSIPITQVADIVSDWTENVKEDELTFLSPTDQQINKEKLKEDALYIGDYFFENIALRDYVNAYSLLGSQYQDNTSYTDFRQFFQTLIDLTVQDKIIIDTQNEEVHMEIKVEITVRDETYQEVQESRKYLLVIGYENDQLKILKLQQAK; this is encoded by the coding sequence ATGTATAAGAAGAGAAAATATATTCCTATTTTTTCAACTGTCATCATACTATTATTAGCGATCATTGCAACTATTAGTATTTTCTTCAGTTGGACAAAAGAACCATTAGAAATAAATAATTCAGTAGCTACAAATATCGCAAGTGAAAGTGAAATTAATTTGAAAAATATTATTCATCAATCTCAAAAATCAGTTGTCCAAATCGAAAGCACGAGTGATTTAAATAAAAAAACAGGTTCAGGTTTTGTAATAAACAATCATGGTGATATTATTACAAACGCACATGTGATCGAGGATGCAGACACCATTGTTGTGAAATTAACCAACGCTAGGGAATATCCGGCGGCAATAGTTGGAATCGGAAAGGATCAAGATTTTGCCGTAATACGTGTTCCAGAGCTAAACCAATTAGAGCCCATAGCACTTGAAACAGACAAACAAATCGATATTGGGGATGAGATTATTGCTATCGGAAGTCCAATGGGAATTCAGAATAGCGTGTCACTCGGACTAATTGTTGGAACTGATCGATCATTTTCTATTAATGATTACCAATATGATGAAGTTTATCAAATCTCAGCTAACATTACACATGGTAATAGCGGTGGGCCGCTTATTTTAAGAAATAGCGGTAAAGTGGTTGGCATTAATTCTGCAGGAATTTCTGACACAGACATTGGATTTAGTATACCAATTACCCAAGTGGCCGATATAGTTTCAGATTGGACGGAGAACGTGAAAGAAGATGAATTAACCTTTCTTTCCCCCACTGACCAACAAATTAATAAAGAAAAACTTAAAGAGGACGCTCTTTATATAGGTGATTACTTTTTTGAGAACATTGCATTAAGAGATTATGTAAATGCCTATTCTTTATTGGGTAGTCAGTATCAAGACAACACAAGTTATACAGACTTCCGTCAATTTTTTCAAACTCTCATAGATTTAACTGTTCAAGATAAAATAATTATAGATACTCAAAATGAGGAAGTACATATGGAGATAAAAGTCGAAATAACGGTTAGAGATGAGACATACCAGGAAGTCCAAGAATCACGTAAGTATCTATTGGTTATTGGGTATGAAAATGACCAATTGAAAATACTTAAATTGCAACAAGCCAAATAA
- a CDS encoding PilZ domain-containing protein yields MLYKRDEAFRYKFQHSISGELILDEINSQSITIIDISPKGMKFNSLEKLNTNSNICIKYRIFEEVLQANGRIVFVYGLW; encoded by the coding sequence ATGCTATATAAACGAGATGAAGCATTTCGATATAAATTCCAACACTCAATTTCAGGTGAATTGATCCTTGATGAAATTAATTCCCAATCTATAACTATTATAGATATCAGCCCAAAGGGGATGAAGTTTAATAGTTTGGAAAAATTGAATACGAATTCAAATATATGTATTAAATATAGAATATTTGAAGAAGTTTTACAAGCAAATGGACGTATCGTTTTTGTGTATGGATTATGGTGA
- a CDS encoding zinc ribbon domain-containing protein, whose translation MSFCPHCGGHVEAIETFCVSCGKRLPEDINQRTLPVKPSKKWWLLPIISLILAGGMIGSIFFVTNYQSEKALAFYEEATEMALIGDYEQAITLLEQALDYKENFPAAEEVIAFLNVATEVQHNFEQIDTLNEQSKFVESFNVIRESEDDLQKFNGDLTDQLLEQNIAMKNQTLLKQATYKLNNNPTTDELKALIWEIEDITHDKATELQEEVHQKLVSMTYQEATTLLEEFQFSQALRVIEDTLKAVESSEQLESLKTTVNKEKTAFESAQEQRIEQALSAFEEEQELNESHAIELIDIQVQKEKDNWIITGQLKSVATVPIHSILVSYSVHDKDEDTLVENDVYVFPETLYPNEVGNFEFTHFDVDTDYERLTPKVEEITWYLD comes from the coding sequence TTGTCCTTTTGTCCCCATTGTGGTGGTCATGTAGAAGCAATTGAAACATTCTGTGTTTCTTGTGGAAAAAGATTACCAGAAGATATAAATCAACGAACATTACCAGTAAAACCGTCAAAAAAATGGTGGTTACTCCCCATTATATCATTAATACTAGCAGGTGGTATGATTGGATCCATCTTTTTTGTTACAAACTATCAATCTGAAAAAGCATTAGCTTTTTATGAAGAAGCAACAGAAATGGCTTTAATTGGTGATTATGAACAGGCTATCACTTTACTCGAGCAAGCATTGGATTATAAAGAAAATTTCCCTGCAGCAGAAGAAGTTATCGCATTTTTAAATGTTGCTACTGAAGTTCAACATAATTTTGAGCAAATTGATACATTAAATGAGCAAAGTAAATTTGTTGAATCATTTAATGTAATACGGGAATCTGAGGATGATTTACAAAAATTCAATGGGGATTTAACCGATCAATTGTTGGAACAAAACATTGCTATGAAAAATCAAACTTTATTAAAACAAGCAACATATAAATTAAATAATAATCCAACTACAGATGAATTAAAGGCTTTAATATGGGAGATTGAAGATATTACTCATGATAAGGCAACTGAATTACAAGAAGAAGTACATCAAAAGTTAGTGTCAATGACTTATCAAGAGGCAACAACTTTATTAGAAGAATTTCAATTCTCTCAAGCACTACGTGTAATAGAAGATACGTTGAAAGCAGTGGAAAGCTCTGAACAATTAGAAAGCTTGAAAACAACTGTAAATAAAGAGAAAACTGCATTCGAGTCTGCTCAAGAGCAACGAATCGAACAAGCACTTTCTGCATTCGAGGAAGAACAAGAATTAAATGAAAGCCATGCCATTGAATTAATAGATATACAAGTACAAAAAGAGAAAGATAACTGGATCATTACTGGGCAACTAAAAAGTGTTGCTACGGTCCCTATCCATTCTATTCTAGTCAGTTATTCAGTCCATGATAAAGACGAAGATACATTAGTAGAGAATGATGTCTATGTATTCCCAGAGACATTATATCCTAATGAAGTGGGTAATTTTGAGTTTACTCATTTTGACGTTGATACTGACTATGAGCGCTTAACACCAAAAGTAGAGGAAATTACTTGGTACTTAGATTAA
- a CDS encoding aspartyl-phosphate phosphatase Spo0E family protein: MTLHPLNLISKIEELRKEMTDVALKKGITSKESLHISQELDELLNDYEHYKQKHNQEKK; the protein is encoded by the coding sequence ATGACATTACATCCATTAAATTTAATAAGCAAGATTGAGGAATTGCGAAAAGAAATGACCGATGTTGCTCTCAAAAAAGGTATTACCAGCAAAGAATCACTTCACATTAGTCAAGAATTAGATGAACTTTTAAATGATTATGAACACTATAAACAAAAGCATAATCAAGAAAAAAAATGA
- a CDS encoding metallophosphoesterase — MKRRTFLKRLFGGIITLFGLSGGTYYYAREIEPNMLDVHYIDIHSSKTPSAFEGYKILQFTDTHIGFQYTIDQLEELIDKMNQLEPDMIVFTGDLIDNPRTYQIDERLISILGRLKARDGKFWIYGNHDHGGYGTDILKDVFQQSGFELLQNGHRQIDKNGDMIYLAGIDDVLLGRPDIEEAIAGISNEQLTILLAHEPDYADITKDYPIDIQLSGHSHGGQVQIPFIGYIYTPHLAQKYVEGKYEIGSYPLQLFVSRGIGTTRLPYRFFCKPEITVYQLKKS; from the coding sequence ATGAAGCGTAGAACTTTTTTAAAACGATTATTTGGTGGTATCATTACACTATTCGGACTTAGTGGTGGTACCTATTATTATGCAAGAGAAATCGAACCAAACATGTTGGATGTACACTATATTGATATCCATTCATCAAAAACCCCTTCCGCTTTTGAAGGATACAAAATATTACAATTTACAGATACTCATATTGGTTTCCAATATACAATTGACCAGCTAGAAGAATTAATAGATAAAATGAATCAATTAGAGCCGGACATGATCGTATTTACTGGAGATTTAATCGACAACCCACGTACATATCAGATCGATGAGAGATTAATATCAATCTTAGGTAGACTAAAAGCAAGAGACGGAAAGTTTTGGATATACGGTAACCACGATCATGGTGGTTATGGAACGGATATTTTAAAGGATGTTTTCCAACAGAGTGGTTTCGAATTGTTACAAAATGGACACAGACAGATTGACAAAAATGGTGATATGATTTATCTGGCAGGTATAGATGATGTATTATTAGGTAGACCTGATATTGAAGAAGCTATAGCTGGGATTAGTAATGAGCAATTGACCATATTGCTAGCACATGAACCAGATTATGCAGATATAACAAAAGACTACCCGATTGATATTCAGTTATCTGGACATAGTCACGGTGGGCAAGTTCAAATACCTTTTATAGGCTATATTTACACTCCACACTTAGCACAGAAATACGTAGAAGGAAAGTATGAAATCGGTAGTTACCCATTGCAACTGTTCGTGAGTCGTGGTATAGGAACTACAAGATTACCGTACCGATTTTTCTGTAAACCTGAGATTACGGTGTATCAATTAAAGAAATCATAA
- a CDS encoding zinc-binding dehydrogenase, whose amino-acid sequence MKAYVIQNGTYQLVDIPEQQPKGRQVLVQLKTAGLNHRDLNIKDRVGNKAERFVLGSDGAGVIEKAGDEASRFEIGEEVIINPGLNWYDNTEAPPEDFEIVGVPFDGTFAKKILISEDFVERKPTHLSWEEAGVFALSALTGYRALFTQGILKEGETLFIPGVGGGVTSFIIQMAKAVGARVITTSRDSDKLKHAEKLGYDRAILTNEDWKIALADEQIDIVIESIGGATFNRSIDVLKKGGRIVTFGSSTNDEFTFNLRSFFYGQYKLIGSTMGSREELHELMQFIEKHNIKPLLDKGFPLDNIETAFTYLESQKQVGKIYIHM is encoded by the coding sequence ATGAAAGCTTACGTGATTCAAAACGGGACATACCAATTAGTAGACATACCAGAACAACAGCCGAAAGGTCGACAAGTGTTAGTCCAATTAAAAACAGCAGGACTAAATCACCGGGATTTAAACATTAAAGATCGTGTTGGAAATAAGGCTGAGCGTTTTGTTCTTGGATCTGATGGTGCTGGTGTAATTGAAAAAGCAGGTGACGAAGCTTCTCGATTTGAGATTGGAGAAGAAGTGATTATTAATCCTGGCTTAAACTGGTATGATAATACAGAGGCACCACCGGAGGATTTTGAGATAGTGGGTGTACCATTTGATGGAACATTTGCTAAAAAAATACTAATTTCGGAAGATTTTGTTGAAAGAAAACCAACTCATCTGAGTTGGGAAGAAGCAGGGGTTTTTGCCTTATCTGCACTCACTGGTTACCGTGCTTTATTTACTCAAGGAATATTAAAAGAAGGGGAAACATTATTTATTCCTGGAGTTGGAGGGGGAGTAACATCTTTTATCATCCAAATGGCTAAAGCTGTTGGAGCAAGAGTTATTACTACTTCAAGAGATTCTGATAAATTGAAACACGCCGAAAAATTAGGATATGATCGTGCTATCTTAACCAATGAAGATTGGAAGATTGCATTAGCAGATGAACAAATTGATATCGTGATTGAAAGTATAGGTGGTGCTACGTTTAACAGGTCAATAGATGTACTTAAAAAAGGCGGCAGAATCGTTACCTTTGGTTCATCAACTAACGATGAATTTACTTTTAATTTGCGATCGTTTTTCTACGGACAGTACAAGCTAATTGGGTCGACAATGGGGAGCAGGGAAGAGTTACATGAATTAATGCAATTCATCGAAAAACACAATATAAAACCTCTACTTGATAAAGGTTTTCCATTGGATAATATTGAAACAGCCTTTACTTATTTGGAGTCGCAAAAGCAGGTAGGGAAAATATATATTCATATGTAA
- the spoVAE gene encoding stage V sporulation protein AE, producing MVFLWSFIVGGLICVVGQLLLDVGKLTPGHTLSTLVVAGAILDGFGLYEPLIDFAGAGATVPITSFGNSLVHGALEEAEKHGLIGVVTGMFEVTSSGISAAIIFGMIGAIFFKAKG from the coding sequence ATGGTTTTTTTATGGTCTTTTATAGTTGGCGGCCTTATCTGTGTAGTCGGTCAGTTATTACTTGATGTAGGAAAGCTGACTCCCGGTCATACATTAAGCACATTGGTTGTAGCTGGGGCTATTTTAGATGGGTTTGGGTTATACGAGCCGTTAATTGACTTTGCTGGAGCTGGGGCTACCGTTCCAATCACAAGTTTTGGCAACTCACTTGTTCACGGTGCATTAGAAGAAGCAGAAAAACACGGGTTGATAGGTGTTGTTACAGGTATGTTCGAAGTAACGAGTTCAGGTATATCTGCAGCAATAATATTTGGCATGATAGGTGCTATATTCTTCAAAGCAAAAGGATAA
- the cbpB gene encoding cyclic-di-AMP-binding protein CbpB, which translates to MSSVLKKSLIDLTVEDLMIPAEKVAHVQVGNPVEHALLVLVESGYSSVPVLDLDYKFKGTIAKTPILKSVMGMERFEMEKLAETKVEAVMQAEQPTLTMDTDFLTCLKVVINHAFACVVDDEGYFLGILTRRAILKEVNKSMYTMK; encoded by the coding sequence ATGTCTAGCGTACTAAAAAAATCATTAATTGATTTGACTGTTGAGGATTTGATGATACCAGCAGAAAAGGTGGCACATGTTCAAGTTGGTAATCCTGTAGAACATGCTTTACTTGTATTAGTTGAATCTGGTTATTCGTCTGTTCCTGTATTGGACTTAGACTATAAATTTAAGGGTACGATTGCCAAAACACCGATCTTAAAAAGTGTGATGGGAATGGAACGATTCGAGATGGAAAAATTAGCAGAGACAAAAGTAGAAGCTGTTATGCAAGCTGAACAACCAACTTTAACCATGGATACTGATTTTTTAACGTGTCTAAAAGTCGTCATTAATCATGCTTTTGCATGTGTTGTTGATGATGAGGGGTATTTTCTCGGTATATTAACGAGACGTGCTATTTTAAAAGAGGTTAATAAATCAATGTATACGATGAAATAA